One genomic window of Candidatus Kuenenia stuttgartiensis includes the following:
- a CDS encoding methyltransferase domain-containing protein has protein sequence MLVKRICATASCAICNNSDFIRYPYNKHNRIAKKFFKYYKYYLSLFISPILKLKVFNPNYYRINLLKKRLIWLNNLANWAKEDVLFSPRFDILKCKKCGYGVYDRQLDVKFLHKYFNDTYLPHPFSISSNEYHNESLYLEDIRAIGQYNFVKDELRHFSKINMLEIGGGGTLFPRLVREKHQGQVFINVVEANDFWVPYYNELGIKLIAKFFPEGEIDQKFNYIHVSFCLEYVYDLFGAINKLRYMLTEDGLLFIAVPNCNSDWYSLDLTDTPRIHFFAKESLANLMENYHFKVLSLQEYGLTHYEQCMRERAPNNFDEKILEEANISIRENTPRADGNCLRGLFTLKNHSLFDV, from the coding sequence ATGCTGGTGAAAAGGATTTGTGCAACAGCCTCATGTGCTATTTGTAATAATTCAGATTTTATTCGGTATCCATACAACAAGCATAATAGAATTGCCAAGAAATTCTTCAAGTATTATAAGTATTATCTCTCTCTCTTTATTTCACCTATACTGAAATTGAAAGTATTCAATCCAAATTATTATAGAATTAATTTATTAAAAAAAAGATTAATTTGGTTAAATAATTTGGCTAATTGGGCGAAGGAAGATGTTCTCTTTTCCCCTAGATTTGATATCCTGAAATGCAAAAAATGTGGATATGGGGTATATGATAGACAATTAGATGTTAAATTCCTGCATAAATATTTCAATGATACATATTTACCCCATCCCTTCTCGATTTCATCTAACGAATATCATAATGAAAGCCTATACCTTGAGGATATTCGTGCAATAGGACAGTATAATTTTGTTAAGGATGAACTTCGACATTTTTCCAAGATTAATATGCTTGAGATTGGAGGTGGCGGGACTTTATTTCCAAGATTAGTAAGAGAAAAGCATCAAGGACAAGTATTTATAAATGTAGTTGAGGCAAATGATTTTTGGGTACCATATTACAATGAATTAGGTATAAAATTAATAGCAAAATTTTTCCCTGAAGGCGAAATAGATCAAAAATTTAACTACATCCATGTTTCCTTTTGTCTTGAATATGTCTATGATTTGTTTGGTGCGATAAACAAGTTAAGGTATATGTTGACAGAAGATGGGCTGCTTTTTATAGCTGTGCCAAATTGCAATTCTGATTGGTATTCATTAGATCTTACTGACACGCCGCGTATTCATTTTTTCGCAAAGGAATCCTTGGCTAACCTCATGGAAAATTATCATTTTAAGGTATTATCGCTTCAAGAATATGGATTAACCCATTACGAACAATGTATGAGGGAAAGAGCCCCTAATAATTTCGATGAAAAAATACTTGAGGAAGCAAATATTTCTATAAGGGAAAATACCCCTCGCGCAGACGGAAATTGTTTGAGAGGGTTGTTTACTTTAAAAAACCATTCATTATTTGATGTATAG
- a CDS encoding glycosyltransferase family 4 protein, whose translation MKIAINTTSAVAGGGVTYIKNLLTYLSKINTHHQFLILTTLKGKDVFYFQHPDFTFLSFRMASRNPLLRILWEQLILPFILKKEGVDVLFSPGNICPLFSTIPNVVMIQNLAPFDDAIIDAERKIQKYRLKLLKLLTIASIKRAKKVIFISKKAIHDMKNLGLSLKHANLIYHGKNEELFHENVDLDKKQQIGNKYNLSKFILYVSNIHRYKNFFELIKAFSLICNKIDNEIKLVLVGRCFDDGYYDEMMRFIRERKFEERVLFLGEVSYEELPFLYASCLLFVYPSTCENCPNILIEAMACGAPILSSNIEPMPEMCGNAAVYFDPMNPITMADTICRTITDKNLILTLKKISLKRAENFSWENAVKNTLRVFESAV comes from the coding sequence ATGAAAATAGCCATTAATACGACATCTGCCGTTGCCGGCGGAGGTGTCACCTATATAAAAAATCTCTTAACGTATTTGTCAAAAATAAACACTCACCATCAATTTCTTATACTCACAACACTCAAAGGAAAAGATGTATTTTATTTTCAACACCCCGATTTTACATTTTTATCTTTTAGAATGGCCTCAAGAAATCCTCTATTACGCATTTTGTGGGAACAATTAATCTTGCCTTTTATCCTGAAAAAAGAAGGCGTTGATGTTCTTTTTTCTCCTGGGAATATATGCCCTCTTTTTTCAACGATACCAAATGTTGTCATGATACAAAATCTTGCCCCATTCGACGATGCAATTATTGATGCCGAACGTAAAATTCAAAAGTACAGACTAAAACTCCTAAAATTATTAACTATAGCATCCATCAAGAGAGCAAAAAAGGTAATATTTATATCAAAAAAGGCGATTCACGATATGAAGAATCTTGGGCTTTCTTTAAAGCATGCCAATCTCATATATCATGGAAAGAATGAAGAATTATTTCATGAAAACGTTGATTTAGATAAAAAACAACAAATAGGCAACAAATATAATCTTAGTAAATTTATACTTTATGTTTCAAATATCCATCGTTATAAGAACTTTTTTGAGCTTATAAAGGCATTCTCACTAATCTGTAACAAAATAGATAATGAGATAAAACTTGTATTAGTGGGGAGATGTTTTGATGATGGTTATTATGATGAAATGATGCGATTTATACGAGAAAGGAAATTTGAAGAAAGGGTCTTATTTCTGGGAGAGGTGTCGTACGAGGAGCTTCCTTTTCTTTATGCTTCGTGTTTACTTTTTGTTTACCCTTCTACCTGTGAGAATTGCCCAAATATTTTAATAGAGGCAATGGCTTGTGGCGCTCCAATACTATCTTCTAATATAGAACCCATGCCGGAGATGTGCGGAAACGCTGCTGTATACTTCGACCCTATGAATCCTATTACCATGGCAGATACAATATGCAGAACAATAACAGATAAGAATTTAATTTTAACATTGAAAAAAATTTCATTAAAAAGGGCAGAAAATTTTTCATGGGAAAATGCAGTAAAAAATACATTAAGAGTTTTTGAAAGTGCGGTTTAA
- a CDS encoding DUF5615 family PIN-like protein — MRFIADMGIAMKVVEWLRENGHDAVHLREEGLHKLSDREIFKKAGL, encoded by the coding sequence ATGAGATTTATTGCAGATATGGGTATTGCCATGAAGGTTGTTGAATGGCTAAGGGAAAACGGACACGATGCAGTGCATCTTCGGGAAGAAGGTTTACACAAACTTTCGGATAGGGAAATTTTTAAAAAAGCTGGCCTCTGA
- a CDS encoding group II intron maturase-specific domain-containing protein, with product MAKRIPREALDYLNRKHKKYWNIEPSKKSQKKVREKIGNYLKGNGHKAAEKVANELNAITRGWINYFTIKE from the coding sequence ATGGCAAAGCGAATACCTCGTGAAGCATTAGACTATCTCAATAGGAAACACAAGAAATACTGGAACATAGAACCAAGCAAGAAATCACAAAAGAAGGTTAGGGAAAAGATAGGAAACTACCTCAAGGGCAATGGGCATAAAGCGGCGGAAAAAGTAGCTAATGAATTGAATGCAATAACAAGAGGATGGATAAATTATTTCACAATAAAGGAGTAA
- a CDS encoding CgeB family protein has product MNLKSKIKKIQFLYTINAYWKAKQTKRNYATIKKYYEVLSAERKIIYQENNIPNQLADSFSERNIKIRPLPKGNLRIIYVGTDEGQDFGGIIQGLRKFGEVIAFDQKSGLYGQMLFDKKGVDVAQINGKRLMAIVHDNINSYPLHVVIGQMWGGTMDSSILQAVRNMGIPVVNISMDDRHAFRLRKVDGKWMGTSGLIGAVDLVCTTAKECCLWYQTEGCPAIYLPEASDPELYKPGTVTKEYDVCFVGANYGIRRKIVKAIEKKGIRVTSYGNGWPNGRIDVKILPEIFSKSRVVLGVGTIGHCTDFYSLKMRDFDGPMSGSFYLTHDNPDLYELYDIGKEIVTYRNPEECVNKVEYYLTHPDERETIAKAGKEKAIKNHTWEKRFDKVLRVVGIIK; this is encoded by the coding sequence ATGAACCTTAAGAGTAAAATAAAAAAAATTCAATTCTTATATACTATAAATGCATATTGGAAGGCAAAACAAACAAAAAGAAATTACGCAACTATAAAAAAATATTATGAGGTTCTTTCTGCCGAAAGAAAAATCATATATCAGGAAAATAATATTCCAAATCAGTTGGCTGATTCTTTTAGTGAAAGAAATATCAAGATAAGGCCATTACCAAAAGGGAATTTAAGAATTATCTATGTAGGAACAGATGAGGGGCAAGATTTTGGAGGGATTATACAGGGTTTACGAAAGTTCGGAGAGGTTATTGCTTTTGATCAAAAATCTGGTCTATATGGACAAATGCTTTTTGATAAAAAGGGAGTAGATGTTGCCCAAATTAACGGAAAACGACTAATGGCAATTGTCCATGACAACATTAATTCATATCCTTTGCACGTTGTTATCGGCCAGATGTGGGGCGGGACAATGGATTCCAGTATATTGCAAGCTGTGAGAAATATGGGAATCCCAGTTGTCAATATTTCTATGGATGATAGGCATGCATTTCGATTGAGAAAAGTTGATGGCAAATGGATGGGAACATCCGGTCTTATTGGGGCAGTAGATCTTGTCTGTACAACAGCAAAGGAATGTTGCTTATGGTATCAAACAGAGGGTTGTCCAGCTATTTACTTACCGGAGGCAAGTGATCCAGAGTTATATAAGCCAGGTACTGTTACAAAGGAGTACGATGTCTGTTTTGTGGGAGCAAATTATGGGATTAGACGTAAAATTGTTAAGGCTATCGAGAAAAAAGGTATCAGAGTTACATCTTATGGGAATGGCTGGCCAAATGGGAGGATAGATGTAAAAATATTACCGGAAATTTTTTCTAAGTCCCGCGTAGTATTAGGTGTAGGCACTATTGGTCATTGTACAGATTTCTATTCGTTGAAGATGCGGGATTTTGACGGGCCGATGTCAGGGAGTTTTTATTTAACTCATGATAATCCTGATTTATATGAGCTTTATGATATAGGGAAGGAAATAGTAACTTATCGTAATCCCGAAGAATGCGTTAATAAAGTTGAATATTATCTTACACATCCTGATGAAAGGGAAACCATTGCTAAAGCTGGGAAGGAAAAGGCTATAAAGAACCATACATGGGAGAAAAGATTTGATAAGGTATTACGAGTCGTTGGAATTATTAAATAG
- a CDS encoding reverse transcriptase domain-containing protein — MREAYKRCKSNGGSAGADGITFEDVESYGVEKFLGEIIEELENKTYEPQPVLRVYIPKTNGKTRPLGIPVIKDRVVQMSVKLVIEPIFEADFEDSSYGFRPGRSAGDAVRKIKRKTARRENRGI; from the coding sequence TTGAGAGAGGCGTACAAGCGCTGCAAATCCAATGGAGGAAGCGCCGGGGCAGACGGGATTACATTTGAAGATGTGGAGTCATACGGGGTGGAGAAGTTTCTTGGAGAGATAATAGAGGAACTTGAAAACAAAACCTACGAACCACAGCCGGTACTGAGAGTGTACATACCTAAAACCAACGGTAAGACACGACCATTGGGAATCCCTGTGATAAAAGACAGGGTAGTGCAGATGAGTGTAAAGCTTGTAATAGAGCCGATATTCGAAGCAGACTTTGAAGATAGCTCCTACGGATTCCGACCGGGACGTTCAGCGGGCGATGCTGTGAGGAAAATCAAAAGAAAGACTGCGAGAAGGGAAAACAGAGGTATTTGA
- a CDS encoding class I SAM-dependent methyltransferase — protein sequence MNKIFKKTKYNLKEIFFKIFLKSLKTTNIEKREEWLKKTLKKIPDGSRILDAGAGEQQYRCFCTHLNYVAQDFAQYDGKGNDAGLQMGNWNQSNLDIISDITAIPEPDASFDAIMCVEVLEHLTDPIKAIHEFARLLKPGGRLILTAPFCSLTHFAPFHFYSGFNRYFYQKWLKELGFDIVEIVPNGNYFEFLQQEIMRLNLMSLEYATKAKSLSMIEYFAIWKILRTLKRLSKNDNGSNEVLCYGYHVLATKR from the coding sequence TTGAATAAGATTTTTAAAAAAACGAAATATAACTTGAAAGAAATTTTTTTTAAAATTTTCTTAAAATCTCTAAAAACAACAAATATAGAAAAACGTGAAGAATGGTTGAAGAAGACACTAAAAAAAATTCCAGATGGTTCTCGTATTCTTGATGCTGGTGCAGGAGAGCAGCAGTACAGGTGCTTCTGTACCCACCTAAACTATGTAGCTCAGGATTTTGCTCAGTATGACGGCAAGGGCAATGATGCAGGGCTACAGATGGGAAATTGGAATCAATCCAACCTCGACATCATTTCTGATATTACAGCAATTCCAGAACCAGACGCCTCTTTTGATGCCATAATGTGTGTGGAGGTACTTGAACATCTAACTGATCCCATTAAAGCAATTCATGAGTTTGCTCGCTTACTCAAACCAGGTGGACGTTTGATTTTAACCGCGCCTTTTTGTAGCCTGACGCATTTTGCCCCTTTCCATTTTTATAGTGGATTTAACCGCTATTTTTACCAAAAATGGTTGAAAGAACTTGGGTTTGATATTGTTGAGATAGTGCCAAACGGCAACTACTTTGAATTTCTCCAACAAGAAATTATGCGATTAAATCTTATGTCACTAGAATATGCAACAAAAGCTAAATCATTAAGTATGATTGAATATTTTGCTATATGGAAAATACTGCGAACATTAAAACGTTTGTCCAAAAATGATAACGGTTCAAATGAAGTCTTGTGTTATGGGTATCATGTCCTTGCTACTAAAAGGTAA
- a CDS encoding IS1380-like element ISCku8 family transposase gives MKNIAKKYSKRQPKIKAEMSGKGLTVHAGLLPVLNFMGKLMFRERVHEAVHKDRGANARYQFIDAVQMVVIGLIAGATSMVEVMKVCTDEVLKKMSGWKEVPVDTTIGRIMKLASQGDIVELTGVIHRFRGKIWKRAVRSGHKLRSALCEVWIDVDSTVDGVYGKQEGAEVGYNPHKKGQKAYHPLMAFIAETKEVLHSWFRCGSAYTSNGVVEFMKECMAYMNKGVRVVFRGDSGFFTGELLEYLESILAGYLIKVKLKNLEGLLEGQKWNEVKGEPGWEQAEFWYRCAGWDRARRFVAVRQLVKREKKLVEVSVYEYFCYVTTERLSPMEAHRCYGKRATCETLIEESKGQMNAGHIRTGEFLANAALFQCAVLAYNLLKWMGLLSGGVIQKWEVKTMRLWLIRVAGKLVERSRQMTLKLPEKFLHQEEWEKWERMSLDVVFQ, from the coding sequence ATGAAGAATATAGCAAAAAAATACAGCAAAAGACAACCGAAAATCAAGGCAGAGATGAGCGGGAAAGGCTTAACGGTACATGCAGGGCTTTTACCGGTATTGAATTTTATGGGTAAGCTGATGTTCCGGGAGAGAGTCCATGAAGCGGTCCATAAGGATCGTGGAGCAAATGCCCGGTATCAGTTTATCGATGCGGTACAAATGGTAGTGATAGGGTTGATAGCAGGGGCGACATCGATGGTAGAGGTGATGAAGGTGTGTACAGATGAGGTATTGAAGAAGATGTCCGGGTGGAAAGAGGTACCTGTAGATACTACGATAGGACGTATTATGAAGCTGGCGAGTCAGGGAGATATAGTGGAACTGACGGGGGTGATCCACCGGTTTAGGGGAAAGATATGGAAGCGTGCGGTGAGATCAGGCCATAAACTCAGGAGTGCTCTTTGCGAAGTATGGATAGATGTTGATTCTACCGTAGATGGTGTATATGGGAAACAGGAGGGTGCAGAGGTAGGATATAATCCGCACAAGAAGGGGCAGAAGGCGTATCATCCCTTAATGGCATTTATTGCAGAAACAAAGGAGGTATTACATAGTTGGTTCCGCTGTGGAAGCGCCTACACGAGTAACGGAGTAGTAGAGTTCATGAAGGAATGTATGGCGTACATGAATAAGGGGGTAAGGGTGGTATTTCGGGGAGACAGCGGTTTTTTTACCGGAGAATTACTTGAATACCTTGAGTCAATATTGGCGGGATATCTGATTAAGGTAAAGCTGAAGAATCTGGAAGGATTGCTTGAAGGGCAGAAATGGAATGAGGTGAAAGGGGAGCCAGGATGGGAACAGGCTGAATTTTGGTATCGATGTGCAGGGTGGGATCGTGCGAGACGTTTTGTGGCAGTGCGGCAATTGGTCAAAAGAGAAAAGAAATTAGTAGAAGTGTCCGTGTATGAGTATTTTTGTTACGTTACAACGGAGCGGTTAAGTCCGATGGAAGCGCATCGTTGTTATGGAAAGAGGGCTACCTGCGAGACTTTGATAGAAGAGAGTAAAGGACAGATGAATGCGGGGCACATACGTACGGGTGAATTTTTGGCCAATGCTGCGCTATTTCAGTGTGCGGTGTTAGCGTATAATCTTTTGAAGTGGATGGGATTGCTCAGTGGTGGAGTGATACAAAAGTGGGAAGTAAAGACGATGAGACTGTGGTTAATCCGTGTGGCAGGGAAACTGGTGGAGAGAAGCCGGCAGATGACATTAAAATTGCCGGAGAAATTTCTCCATCAGGAGGAATGGGAAAAGTGGGAACGCATGTCACTGGATGTAGTTTTTCAGTAG
- a CDS encoding Gfo/Idh/MocA family protein: MSKNKMKILFIGLGGIGQRHLRNIYAKFGGDATLLAYRVRNLKQAITPTLTIDENVDLIEKYSVDIFTDMDNALSQLPDVAFICNPSSLHITSCLTVAKAGCDFFVEKPLSNSLDGIEELVSICQSKGLISFVGYQLRFHPCYRLFKELIAKGTVGKLLSIHAEVGEYLPDWHKYEDYRQMYASRSDLGGGVVLSQIHELDYLYDLFGVPSRVVALGGHLSNLEIDVEDVADILMDMTFNGGRLPVSVHMDYIQKPPSRNCKVIGESGKITMDLTELKVIVEKPGKEKDIHDFGGFERNELFVREIDHFFECVASRKQPVVTLMDGTNSLRMALAIKKSMETGKIIGL, encoded by the coding sequence GTTTGGGGGCGATGCGACACTGCTTGCCTATCGTGTGCGGAATCTAAAGCAGGCTATAACTCCGACTCTGACCATAGATGAAAATGTTGATCTTATAGAAAAGTACTCGGTCGATATTTTTACGGATATGGATAATGCCCTCTCTCAATTGCCAGATGTGGCCTTTATTTGCAATCCATCGAGCCTTCATATTACTTCTTGTCTAACTGTCGCTAAGGCAGGTTGCGACTTTTTTGTGGAAAAACCTCTATCAAATTCTCTCGATGGCATCGAAGAATTAGTATCCATTTGTCAATCAAAAGGACTGATAAGTTTCGTCGGCTACCAGCTTCGATTTCATCCCTGTTACAGATTGTTTAAAGAGCTTATAGCAAAGGGAACCGTTGGGAAATTATTGTCTATTCATGCTGAGGTTGGAGAATATCTGCCTGACTGGCATAAGTATGAAGATTATCGGCAGATGTATGCATCGAGAAGTGATTTAGGTGGAGGGGTAGTGCTGTCACAGATACATGAACTGGATTATTTATATGATTTATTCGGCGTGCCAAGCAGGGTGGTTGCATTAGGGGGTCATCTAAGTAATTTAGAGATTGATGTAGAAGATGTAGCCGATATTTTGATGGATATGACCTTTAATGGGGGGAGACTGCCTGTTTCTGTGCATATGGACTATATTCAGAAGCCTCCTTCTAGGAATTGTAAGGTAATAGGAGAATCGGGAAAGATTACTATGGATCTCACCGAACTTAAGGTGATTGTGGAAAAACCCGGTAAGGAAAAGGATATCCATGATTTTGGCGGTTTTGAACGCAACGAACTTTTTGTCAGAGAAATAGATCATTTTTTTGAATGTGTTGCTAGCCGTAAGCAACCTGTCGTAACACTTATGGATGGAACGAATAGTTTGAGGATGGCGTTAGCAATTAAGAAATCGATGGAAACTGGAAAAATTATTGGTCTCTAA
- a CDS encoding glycosyltransferase family 2 protein — protein MPKVPLISVVMPVYNCEQYVREAIESILHQTFQEFEFIIINDGSTDQTPEILNEYAKKDIRIKVINQLNSGIVVALNRGLFESKSEWIFRMDGDDIALPHRFAVQIKAIEKNPSLILLGGWCQQINTKGVFLKVNKYPSHHNKLIHNLEAHNQFFPHPTACFRRGVVMKLEGYRERFRHAEDIDLWFRMVGHGQFACCDDVILCLRKHEKNISDFDFGRIQQVKAVAAFICNFQRKYRRFDPSQMNEKNWQEFLFWIENEMDSNGYFRKMRGMDALRKVWYSKPGTNMLKRGVSVVRELIRNPVARKIIWKQFGNSNFILKLAKRSEEALK, from the coding sequence ATGCCTAAAGTTCCTTTAATAAGTGTAGTAATGCCGGTATACAACTGTGAGCAGTATGTACGAGAGGCAATAGAGAGTATTCTTCACCAAACGTTTCAAGAGTTTGAATTTATAATTATAAATGACGGTTCAACTGATCAGACACCAGAAATATTAAATGAGTATGCAAAAAAAGATATTAGGATAAAAGTAATAAATCAACTTAATAGTGGTATAGTTGTAGCTCTTAACAGAGGCTTATTTGAATCGAAAAGTGAATGGATATTCAGAATGGATGGAGACGATATTGCTTTGCCCCATCGGTTTGCAGTTCAGATAAAGGCAATTGAGAAAAATCCTTCTTTAATTCTTCTTGGTGGATGGTGTCAGCAAATTAATACAAAAGGAGTTTTTTTAAAGGTTAATAAATATCCTTCTCATCATAATAAACTAATACACAATTTAGAGGCACATAACCAGTTTTTTCCACATCCAACTGCATGTTTTCGCCGTGGAGTAGTTATGAAATTAGAAGGATATAGAGAAAGATTTCGTCATGCAGAAGATATTGATTTGTGGTTTAGAATGGTAGGACATGGTCAATTTGCTTGTTGTGACGATGTAATACTTTGTTTAAGAAAACATGAAAAGAATATATCTGATTTTGATTTTGGCAGAATTCAACAGGTGAAAGCTGTTGCTGCATTTATATGTAATTTTCAACGCAAATATAGACGTTTTGATCCATCGCAGATGAATGAAAAAAACTGGCAGGAATTTTTGTTTTGGATTGAAAATGAAATGGACTCAAATGGATACTTTCGAAAAATGCGAGGAATGGATGCATTAAGAAAAGTCTGGTACTCCAAACCAGGAACAAATATGTTAAAAAGGGGGGTATCTGTAGTCCGTGAACTAATTCGCAATCCTGTAGCCAGGAAAATTATTTGGAAGCAATTTGGGAATAGCAATTTTATTCTAAAATTAGCAAAGAGAAGCGAAGAAGCATTGAAGTAA
- a CDS encoding type II toxin-antitoxin system VapC family toxin, which produces MQDLGIIELIEDGRIDLITSSVVEFELKKTPDPERISSGLKVISLHSERITLSDKIVKRAKEFEMRNIKAIDALHLAIADVEKIDYLCTCDDRFRKSASKIKKLDTKIVSPIEFIEEYENDYDNK; this is translated from the coding sequence TTGCAGGATTTAGGTATTATAGAACTGATTGAGGATGGAAGGATTGACCTGATTACCTCATCAGTGGTAGAATTTGAGTTAAAGAAAACACCTGATCCGGAACGAATATCTTCTGGATTAAAAGTAATATCGTTACATTCAGAAAGAATTACTTTGTCTGATAAAATTGTTAAGAGAGCCAAAGAATTTGAAATGCGAAATATAAAGGCAATCGATGCGCTACACCTTGCGATTGCTGATGTAGAAAAAATAGATTATCTTTGCACATGCGACGATAGGTTTCGCAAAAGTGCAAGCAAGATCAAAAAGCTAGATACAAAAATTGTTTCTCCTATAGAATTTATAGAGGAGTATGAAAATGATTACGATAACAAATAA
- a CDS encoding glycosyltransferase, protein MFEDLLSVKKPKISILTPSLNHGRFLVDTIESILSQSYRNFEHIVFDGGSTDNTIEILKKYPHIRWISEKEDNIVQAFRRGLDMAKGEYVMQCCVSDGYLNKDWFKHCVEILDSDEEVSLVWGLPQYMTEDGYLRNISYVEFFNDHPPQKMDFFPFWLATGFWYPEGNYCVSRRVFDICLPKDDPRDPFIDHLHMGFIYNFNALGYLPYFLPVIANYGRTHEDSRGKRLSNIEMPIMDRYYRYVKDYKNKFLKGSSIHVFKNRVSTILKEVTHAEIRKCRWKILRYRIINSRCVRTDIYTMQKKLRKKIKDKQLLSSIKKFYSTFF, encoded by the coding sequence ATGTTTGAAGATTTACTTTCAGTAAAAAAGCCTAAAATATCGATACTGACTCCATCATTAAACCATGGTAGGTTTTTGGTTGATACAATAGAATCTATTCTCAGTCAATCCTACAGAAATTTTGAGCATATTGTTTTTGATGGAGGTTCAACAGATAATACTATTGAAATTTTGAAGAAATATCCGCATATCCGGTGGATTTCTGAGAAAGAAGACAACATAGTTCAGGCATTTAGAAGAGGATTGGATATGGCTAAGGGAGAATATGTCATGCAATGCTGCGTTTCAGACGGCTACCTAAATAAAGACTGGTTTAAACATTGCGTGGAGATATTGGATTCAGATGAGGAAGTTTCTCTGGTGTGGGGATTACCACAATATATGACAGAGGATGGCTACCTTCGCAATATTTCATATGTAGAATTTTTTAATGATCATCCTCCCCAGAAGATGGACTTCTTTCCTTTTTGGTTAGCTACAGGGTTTTGGTATCCAGAAGGAAATTATTGCGTTTCCCGAAGGGTTTTTGATATATGCCTTCCCAAAGATGACCCTAGAGATCCTTTTATAGATCATTTGCATATGGGATTTATTTATAATTTTAATGCCCTTGGCTACCTTCCTTATTTTCTTCCTGTAATTGCAAATTATGGCAGAACGCACGAAGATTCAAGAGGGAAGCGGTTATCTAATATAGAAATGCCTATTATGGATAGATATTATAGGTATGTAAAAGATTATAAAAATAAATTTCTCAAAGGAAGTAGCATTCATGTTTTTAAAAACAGAGTGTCTACAATATTGAAGGAAGTTACTCATGCTGAGATTAGAAAATGTAGGTGGAAAATACTGAGATATCGCATTATTAACTCAAGATGTGTTCGGACTGATATTTATACTATGCAAAAAAAGTTACGTAAGAAAATAAAGGACAAACAACTATTAAGTTCCATTAAAAAGTTTTATAGCACTTTTTTTTGA
- a CDS encoding SDR family oxidoreductase, whose protein sequence is MNTKKVKTKINQLFDLSDRVAIITGGAGMLGEMHAEAIAEAGGCPVLVDINEKEAIKKAKIISEKYDVDSIGIRTDITNKTDVEAMLETVLKRFERIDILINNAANDPKVKANNENKAGSRFENFPLETWNQDIAVGLTGAFLCTQIIGSEMARRKSGVILNISSDLGLIAPDQRIYTKEGLPEDKQPVKPVSYPVIKSALIGLTRYAATYWAEKNIRVNAICPGGVQSEQPMDFLEKLTFRIPMGRMARKDEYKGAILFLISEASSYMTGAVLVVDGGRTCW, encoded by the coding sequence ATGAATACGAAAAAGGTAAAAACAAAGATAAACCAGCTATTTGACCTTTCTGATCGTGTTGCGATAATTACAGGAGGCGCTGGTATGCTTGGTGAGATGCATGCCGAAGCTATCGCCGAAGCAGGAGGGTGTCCAGTTTTAGTCGATATTAACGAAAAAGAAGCTATAAAAAAAGCAAAAATTATTTCTGAAAAATATGATGTAGATTCAATTGGGATTAGGACAGATATCACTAATAAAACCGACGTAGAGGCAATGTTGGAAACTGTCTTAAAAAGATTTGAGCGAATTGATATTTTGATCAATAATGCAGCAAATGACCCCAAAGTAAAAGCTAATAATGAGAATAAAGCGGGGAGCAGATTTGAGAATTTTCCACTTGAAACTTGGAATCAGGATATAGCAGTAGGATTGACCGGAGCCTTTTTATGCACTCAGATAATCGGTTCTGAAATGGCAAGGCGAAAAAGTGGCGTCATATTGAACATTTCTTCTGATCTTGGGTTAATTGCTCCAGATCAGAGAATTTATACAAAAGAAGGTTTACCTGAAGACAAGCAACCTGTTAAGCCAGTCAGTTATCCAGTAATAAAAAGCGCTCTTATAGGACTGACACGTTATGCAGCTACTTATTGGGCTGAAAAAAATATTAGAGTCAATGCGATATGTCCTGGCGGCGTCCAGAGCGAACAGCCGATGGATTTTTTGGAAAAATTAACTTTCAGGATTCCAATGGGCAGGATGGCAAGAAAGGATGAATATAAAGGCGCAATATTATTTCTCATCTCAGAGGCTTCTTCCTATATGACTGGTGCGGTTTTGGTTGTGGATGGGGGAAGAACATGCTGGTGA